Proteins co-encoded in one Natrinema sp. CBA1119 genomic window:
- the ureE gene encoding urease accessory protein UreE, whose translation MERIDGIVGNVHADDDLAALYAGHESAGTLERVVIDADDRRRSRFRATTDAGTDVGVVVDKAAVSAGDVLLVEDDRLIVVAFEPRDALVVSLPDATAERLEAAVELGHRIGNQHWDLAIDDGDVYVPLEADRHIVERVVADVVPGSDVRETTVEADLFVTDLEDADPGGARGVDHGSEQGHEHGPEHGHGHGTEHEHGHSHDHDHTHDNPHESHHDH comes from the coding sequence ATGGAACGAATCGACGGTATTGTCGGCAACGTCCACGCCGACGACGACCTCGCGGCGCTGTACGCCGGCCACGAGTCGGCGGGCACGCTCGAGCGCGTCGTCATCGACGCGGACGACCGCCGGCGGTCGCGGTTCCGGGCGACGACGGACGCGGGCACCGATGTCGGCGTCGTCGTGGACAAGGCCGCGGTCTCGGCGGGCGACGTGTTGCTGGTCGAGGACGACCGGCTGATCGTCGTCGCGTTCGAACCCCGCGACGCGCTGGTCGTCTCGCTGCCCGACGCGACGGCCGAGCGGCTCGAGGCGGCGGTCGAACTCGGCCACCGAATCGGCAACCAGCACTGGGATCTCGCGATCGACGACGGGGACGTTTACGTCCCGCTCGAGGCCGACCGCCACATCGTCGAGCGGGTCGTCGCCGACGTCGTTCCCGGCTCGGACGTCCGCGAGACGACCGTCGAGGCCGACCTGTTCGTGACCGACCTCGAGGACGCGGATCCCGGCGGCGCACGCGGCGTCGATCACGGTTCAGAGCAGGGACACGAGCACGGGCCTGAACACGGTCACGGCCACGGGACCGAGCACGAACACGGTCACTCCCACGATCACGACCACACACACGACAACCCGCACGAATCCCACCATGACCACTGA
- a CDS encoding urease accessory protein UreF, whose protein sequence is MTTDPSPFLTALRLSDSFLPVGGYTASYGLEQYINEDRVETGDDLRDLLAAYLRRVVGPCETVALANAHAACAESDLERLLAVDERLHAVTLPREFRESSTKAGAKLSELFGPNGAAGSNAGEGHGDRAGASSDATETATDGGDFAATVADAIDTGSTPGHYPVVFGVVTASRGLSRLEACLAHAYSFVSGLLGAAQRLGRFGHTEIQSVLERLEPTITEVCERHVDDEPTAMASFAPLAEIMGMNHERAGRRLFMS, encoded by the coding sequence ATGACCACTGACCCGAGTCCGTTCCTGACGGCGCTCCGGCTCTCGGATTCGTTTCTCCCCGTCGGGGGGTACACAGCCTCTTACGGTCTCGAGCAGTACATCAACGAGGATCGGGTCGAGACCGGCGACGATCTGCGGGACCTGCTCGCGGCCTACCTCCGTCGCGTGGTCGGTCCCTGCGAGACGGTCGCGCTAGCGAACGCTCACGCCGCGTGCGCAGAATCGGATCTCGAGCGGCTGCTGGCCGTCGACGAGCGACTCCATGCGGTCACCCTGCCCCGAGAGTTCCGCGAGAGTTCGACCAAGGCGGGCGCGAAGCTCTCCGAACTGTTCGGACCGAACGGGGCGGCGGGCTCGAACGCAGGCGAAGGGCACGGCGACCGGGCCGGAGCCTCCTCCGACGCGACCGAAACGGCGACCGACGGTGGCGATTTCGCAGCGACCGTCGCCGACGCCATCGATACCGGTTCGACGCCGGGCCACTACCCGGTCGTCTTCGGGGTCGTCACCGCGTCGCGCGGCCTCTCGCGACTCGAGGCCTGTCTCGCACACGCGTACTCGTTCGTGTCGGGGCTGCTCGGGGCGGCCCAGCGGCTCGGTCGGTTCGGGCACACCGAGATCCAGTCCGTGCTCGAGCGACTCGAGCCGACGATAACGGAGGTCTGCGAGCGCCACGTCGACGACGAGCCGACGGCGATGGCGTCCTTTGCCCCGCTGGCCGAAATAATGGGGATGAACCACGAACGCGCCGGAAGACGGCTGTTCATGAGCTGA